The Colias croceus chromosome 11, ilColCroc2.1 genome has a segment encoding these proteins:
- the LOC123695675 gene encoding uncharacterized protein LOC123695675: protein MFNHTSSSFRTTSSSYKLRNTKSTRLKKREGMWGGGAQCVHASLPRGAHARPAPTLSGAIASRRPPRPTPPSPTLIAQIDSSVACLWLLTPLSAGTAVVAVLVAVTTNNWLHTEENMLSNSFNGTGKHELVAKHTVSGLWRICHTDPGSTEYRCIDIPYFPLSQYVPDPSDSTNAIPYIVTRSAAPLLLAVFTQAVGALCCVLGHCVKGRRLCTFIAGVLFIISGLIMLTGIVMYISVFKSQLGHKLRYMTFFDTPRMSYSYGYSFGLYIGGFVAAELAGTSAIFLFLQWYQKDWITEITEKAKADCRAWDREYAFTEFRERDSTLLERRMMKRDTYPPTGSSAATPRERRRFVFDGDEMPHCSIHKNRRINLSSASLKDLSSSTLYGFPAAPRPTACDNYFEEFKEVPQSANTLSGLRSASIFQSQASVASGRFLDSTAVEPPPSREEELVTFGAGARALANDDKPPRHDRGVGTDPYRRTTPV, encoded by the exons TGAAGAAGCGGGAAGGCATGTGGGGCGGCGGCGCGCAGTGCGTGCACGCATCGCTGCCGCGTGGTGCGCACGCGCGTCCCGCTCCGACGCTCAGCGGCGCCATCGCTAGCCGTCGCCCGCCCAG GCCCACACCTCCATCACCGACGCTCATAGCACAAATAGACTCGTCTGTAGCGTGTCTCTGGCTGCTCACGCCGCTCTCAGCGGGCACAGCTGTCGTGGCCGTCCTTGTAGCTGTCACCACGAACAACTGGCTGCATACAGAAGAGAACATGCTGAGCAATTCATTCAATGGAACGGGCAAACATGAATTGGTCGCAAAGCACACTGTGTCTGGACTGTGGCGTATATGTCATACGGACC CTGGCAGTACAGAATACCGCTGCATAGATATACCGTACTTTCCTCTGTCGCAGTACGTTCCAGACCCTAGTGATTCTACTAATGCGATACCTT ATATAGTAACCCGTTCAGCGGCTCCATTATTATTGGCTGTGTTCACGCAAGCGGTCGGCGCGTTGTGCTGCGTGCTCGGCCATTGCGTAAAAGGACGAAGGCTGTGCACGTTTATCGCTGGAGTTCTCTTTATTATTtctg GTCTCATCATGCTAACAGGAATAGTCATGTACATATCGGTATTTAAGTCACAACTTGGTCACAAACTACGGTACATGACCTTCTTCGACACCCCTCGGATGTCCTACAGTTATGGGTACTCATTTGGACTATACATTGGTGGATTCGTTGCTGCTGAACTAGCAGGAACCTCCGCTATATTCCTTTTTCTCCAATGGTATCAAAAAGACTGGATTACTGAAATAACAGAAAAGGCGAAGGCAGATTGTCGTGCGTGGGATCGAGAATATGCATTCACGGAGTTCAGAGAGCGCGACTCCACCCTATTGGAAAGGCGCATGATGAAAAGAGATACGTATCCACCAACAGGCTCATCTGCGGCTACACCTCGTGAACGCCGGCGTTTTGTCTTCGACGGAGACGAGATGCCACATTGCTCTATACATAAGAACAGGAGAATCAATTTAAGCTCAGCTTCACTGAAAGATTTGTCATCGTCCACTCTGTATGGTTTTCCTGCAGCGCCACGTCCGACAGCGTGCGACAATTACTTCGAGGAGTTTAAAGAAGTTCCCCAGAGTGCGAACACGTTGAGTGGCTTACGGAGTGCTTCGATTTTTCAGTCTCAAGCGTCCGTGGCTAGTGGGAGGTTTCTAGACTCGACTGCAGTTGAACCCCCTCCATCAAGAGAGGAGGAATTGGTTACGTTCGGTGCTGGAGCCAGGGCACTGGCTAATGATGACAAGCCTCCACGACATGACCGAGGTGTCGGAACTGATCCGTATCGTAGAACAACACCCGTTTGA
- the LOC123695679 gene encoding tonoplast dicarboxylate transporter-like: MGIVTSIFGPRDPKTPVKGFFPRLKNILKEHHRGVIGVLIPILLLSWQPEKNKHDITVKCLWIMMFWFFLWQPVNVPVVGLVPVFLLPMAGVMATADVCSAYFNENIALFILSGMVLLLLNMSNVDRRIILWLLCSGDNCQFSGKRLVFKSSVAAFFLSMFSSRLIVTSSIVQYLAPAYMTLQSSTARYRDTEPNYDTMRHVVLNSVQTASAIGSTAIMHSAYATIAMRAIFAAQGDKNVEYPDIFNFMQWSFFAFPIAFLMFILNMCYHMLLINCVVGKPMSASSMTEMRNLLLKSKSTIPKRVSRHEKLTVIASILYLAALFFRWSRWSSVSWSKFQTVPNYDNIPMIKDGTVAAIFVLALHVIPRTCGWARILAADKKSECGSLKPDSAIMWWRFVDKNTNYGYILLLGSGIALNRAIVHSGLNAKVISDYGTFITDQPWNTQMLLISAIAGVLSNIMTGVAACVCFLPLVLNMGVREGETPSRWAKESYLGAIGVGYASSFGFMIPFLYTPAYFCHYTGKVPVKKMIKYSIGTLIICVIVLWIALCVWAPVIWDPNGTGFEPVTIAAAGAPEAPPAEGGGEGGGEEGGEGLR; this comes from the exons ATGGGaat agtGACATCAATATT TGGTCCCAGGGATCCCAAAACACCAGTGAAGGGATTCTTTCCGAGGcttaagaatattttaaaagagcatcATAGAGGAGTCATTGGAGTGTTGATACCGATACTACTTTTATCGTGGCAGCCTGAAAAAAATAAg CACGATATAACAGTGAAATGTTTGTGGATCATGATGTTTTGGTTCTTCTTGTGGCAGCCGGTGAACGTGCCTGTGGTGGGTTTGGTGCCAGTGTTTCTGTTGCCAATGGCTGGCGTGATGGCCACCGCTGATGTGTGCTCGGCTTATTTCAac GAAAACAtagcattatttattttatctggtATGGTGTTACTGTTACTGAATATGTCGAACGTGGATCGAAGGATAATACTATGGCTGCTATGTTCGGGTGATAATTGTCAATTTTCTGGGAAAAG gCTGGTGTTCAAATCTAGTGTCGCCGCTTTTTTCCTATCAATGTTTTCTAGTCGCCTCATAGTGACCTCAAGTATAGTTCAGTATTTAGCACCGGCTTACATGACTTTACAG TCGTCCACGGCAAGATATAGAGACACGGAGCCGAATTATGACACAATGAGAcatgttgttttaaattctgtTCAAACTGCCTCTgctatag gaAGTACGGCCATTATGCACTCGGCCTATGCAACAATAGCTATGAGAGCGATTTTTGCTGC ACAAGGCGACAAAAATGTAGAATACCcggatatatttaattttatgcaatGGTCATTCTTTGCGTTTCCGATTGCCTTTTTGATGTTTATTCTAAACATGTGTTACCACATGCTGTTAATTAACTG CGTAGTTGGCAAACCTATGAGTGCAAGTAGTATGACAGAGATGAGAAATTTGTTACTAAAAAGCAAGTCGACTATCCCCAAACGTGTATCTCGACATGAGAAG tTGACAGTAATAGCATCTATACTTTATTTGGCGGCATTGTTCTTCCGTTGGAGTCGCTGGTCTTCGGTCTCGTGGTCCAAGTTTCAGACTGTTCCGAATTACGATAACATACCCAT gATAAAAGATGGGACAGTAGCAGCAATATTTGTGCTAGCGCTACATGTAATACCAAGGACCTGTGGCTGGGCGCGTATACTTGCTGCTGATA AAAAGAGTGAATGTGGTTCCCTTAAGCCAGATTCTGCTATAATGTGGTGGCGCTTTGTCGACAAGAATACAAATTATGGATATATCCtgttattag GTTCAGGTATTGCCCTCAATAGAGCAATAGTACACAGCGGTTTAAACGCAAAAGTGATAAGCGACTATGGGACCTTCATAACTGATCAACCCTGGAACACTCAAATGCTATTAATTAGTGCAATAGCCGGTGTTTTGTCCAATATAATGACTGGAGTGGCTGCTTGCGTTTGCTTTTTACCGTTAGTTCTGAATATG ggTGTAAGAGAAGGAGAAACACCTAGTCGATGGGCTAAGGAAAGCTATTTAGGAGCCATCGGCGTGGGCTATGCATCTTCGTTTGGATTCATGATACCGTTTTTGTATACGCCTGCCTATTTTTGCCATTATACCGGAAAAGTGCCAGTCAAGAAGATG ATAAAGTACTCCATAGGCACCCTGATCATCTGTGTGATTGTGCTATGGATAGCTCTATGCGTATGGGCACCGGTGATCTGGGATCCCAATGGCACGGGCTTCGAGCCGGTGACCATAGCGGCGGCTGGGGCTCCGGAGGCCCCGCCCGCGGAGGGAGGGGGAGAGGGCGGCGGGGAAGAGGGGGGCGAAGGCCTGCGATGA
- the LOC123695464 gene encoding protein I'm not dead yet-like produces the protein MLSRKEEPDLDTIEKLRIFCAVHWRGLVTFFIPIILLPIIYRSSPVEHSNIAMYCLCIMAIFWVTECIPLAVTSFLPMILFPMTGVLSATDVCRAYMNDTMMMFIGSMILAYSVEQSGLHKRLAYFAIRIIGYSHMKLLLAMSIVTTFVSMWITNTAATTMMVPINFAILKVFEDQKLLKIYETNKDGEKVASDITTCYFCAATYSATIGGIGTLVGTATNLAFKGLFVANYPKAQEYLSFPLFSAFSVPLMILLEAAMIIQMAVQFLGFLRPTSDTAKKTKISPEGMKAAEKTVKEDTAKLGRISFWEIMVIILFGGAMILFFCRSPQMFKGWGDAIRTYFDLSDEKFVRDSALAAIIMFLMFLLPSSLKFFKNCTAKYYEDLPKGRVESVLNWSKIVTVMPYSFTFLLGGGFALSEAAKQSGLNEKIGESLSSLKSLPNIVIIFFIIIVVIFFTNFASNVAIVNVFAPIFMQMAQQINQNPLWYCITAGVTASFCFMIPVGTPGNLVVQSAASIPTQKMIKAGFGPTVSTVIITWLLVVFYAPIIWPDLLTMPEWTK, from the exons ATGTTGTC gAGGAAAGAAGAGCCCGATTTAGATACAATTGAAAAACTTAGAATATTTTGTGCCGTCCATTGGAGAGGACTTGTAACTTTTTtcatacctattattttattgccaATAATATATAGGTCTTCACCAGTTGAG caTTCTAATATCGCAATGTATTGCCTGTGTATAATGGCGATATTCTGGGTGACGGAATGTATACCGTTGGCTGTGACGTCTTTCTTGCCGATGATATTGTTCCCCATGACCGGCGTGTTGAGTGCAACCGATGTTTGCAGAGCTTATATGAAC gACACAATGATGATGTTTATAGGAAGTATGATTCTCGCGTATTCTGTTGAACAGTCGGGTCTTCACAAGAGGCTGGCGTATTTCGCCATTAGAATTATTGGATATTCGCACATGAA GTTATTACTTGCTATGTCAATTGTAACGACCTTCGTGTCCATGTGGATCACGAATACTGCTGCTACTACCATGATGGTCCCCATCAACTTTGCTATACTAAAAGTGTTTGAAGAT CAAAAGCTACTGAAAATTTACGAAACGAACAAGGACGGTGAAAAGGTAGCCAGCGATATAACAACATGCTACTTTTGTGCAGCCACATATTCCGCCACAATAG gAGGTATTGGGACATTAGTTGGAACTGCAACAAATTTAGCATTCAAAGGGCTATTTGTTGC gAATTATCCAAAAGCACAAgaatatttatcttttccttTGTTCTCCGCATTTTCCGTGCCGCTTATGATTCTGTTGGAAGCTGCAATGATTATTCAAATGGCCGTTCAATTTTTGGGATTTCTCag GCCAACAAGCGATACGGccaagaaaacaaaaatatcccCCGAGGGCATGAAAGCTGCCGAAAAGACCGTTAAGGAAGACACCGCTAAATTAGGCAGAATTTCCTTTTGGgaaata AtggtcattattttatttggagGTGCAATGATTCTGTTTTTCTGCCGTTCTCCTCAAATGTTCAAGGGATGGGGTGATGCCATTCGAACTTATTTTGATCTATCAGATGAGAAATT TGTTCGTGATTCAGCTTTAGCAgctattattatgtttctgaTGTTTTTGCTTCCATCTTCGTTGAAATTTTTCAAGAATTGCACCGCAAAGT ATTATGAAGATTTGCCAAAAGGAAGAGTGGAATCTGTACTCAATTGGTCAAAAATCGTAACGGTTATGCCGTACAGCTTTACATTTCTCTTAg gGGGAGGTTTTGCGTTATCCGAAGCGGCTAAACAAAGTGGACTTAACGAAAAAATTGGAGAATCTTTATCATCACTAAAGTCTCTACcgaatattgttataatatttttcataataatagtaGTCATTTTCTTCACAAATTTTGCCTCAAACGTCGCGATCGTGAATGTGTTTGCCCCAATTTTTATGCAAATG GCACAGCAAATAAACCAAAACCCGCTGTGGTACTGCATCACAGCTGGGGTCACAGCTTCATTTTGTTTCATGATACCAGTGGGTACTCCCGGGAACTTAGTTGTTCAGAGCGCCGCCAGCATACCGACGCAGAAAATG ATCAAAGCTGGTTTCGGGCCGACAGTATCCACAGTCATCATAACGTGGCTGTTAGTCGTATTCTACGCGCCAATCATCTGGCCCGACCTTCTAACGATGCCCGAATGGACGAAGTGA
- the LOC123695462 gene encoding protein I'm not dead yet-like, giving the protein MATQSDSVTNFDEDNVSEDLDTKQNEDAPADDTPLTRKDKMKIILSSYWRGLVCVVTPIILIPILLSFPTEKYQWCAYTLVLMAVYWVTECIPLPVTSFLPIFIFPLTGVMSTTACCLCYMNDTIMMFLGSMIIAYAVEQSGLHKRLALCAIRAIGYSHYRLLFAMCFITMFISMWITNTAATTLMVPINFAVLKVFEDQNLLTIYDVNSNGEKIASDITTCYFCAATFSATIGGIGTLVGTATNFVFKGLFAKAYPKAPEYLSFPKFSAFAIPYMLLMEAAMYIYLIVVYFGFLRPKSETAQSSKLPASGIDAAKRAVNEDYEKLGKITYWEISVILLFSLAISLFFCRSPQIFVGWGDQINNYFGLGNNKFVQDSSAAMLIAFLMFLLPSTLGFFNNCKAKEYGDFPKSIPSVLQWKPMNTILPYSFMFLLGGGFALSEAAKEDYTDLNGKIGTFLRNFRHLSNGSILLLIIIFTVFITNFASNVAVCNVIAPIVMQLAKEIHQNPLWYNIAAGYSASYAFCLPVGTPGNLIVQSVANIPTAKMIKAGLGPTITTIILTWIFVYFWAPVIWPDLHYVQDWMQDTRSKFMY; this is encoded by the exons ATGGCTACACAAAGTGATAGCGTAACTAATTTCGATGAAGATAATGTATCCGAGGATTTGGACACTAAGCAAAATGAAGATGCAcc agcTGATGATACTCCGTTGACCCGTAaggataaaatgaaaataattttaagctCGTACTGGCGTGGTCTTGTATGTGTTGTAACTCCGATTATTTTGATACCGATTCTTCTTTCGTTTCCTACTGAG AAATACCAATGGTGTGCTTATACTTTGGTGTTGATGGCTGTTTATTGGGTAACTGAATGTATCCCATTACCTGTTACTTCTTTCTTACCGATATTCATATTCCCTCTCACAGGAGTTATGAGTACGACTGCTTGCTGTTTGTGTTATATGAAC GATACAATTATGATGTTTCTTGGTAGTATGATTATTGCTTATGCAGTGGAACAATCTGGCCTTCATAAGCGCTTGGCTCTCTGCGCTATTCGTGCTATTGGTTATTCGCATTACag GCTATTATTTGCAATGTGTTTCATCACAATGTTTATCTCCATGTGGATAACAAATACTGCGGCAACAACTTTGATGGTTCCTATTAACTTCGCGGTGCTGAAAGTATTTGAAGAC CAAAACCTACTAACCATTTATGACGTAAATAGTAATGGTGAAAAAATTGCATCGGATATAACCACATGTTATTTTTGCGCAGCAACTTTTTCAGCTACAATAG GCGGTATTGGTACCTTAGTAGGAACGGCCACCAACTTTGTTTTTAAGGGATTATTTGCAAA GGCGTATCCAAAAGCTCCAGAATATTTATCGTTCCCAAAGTTTTCTGCATTTGCGATTCCCTACATGTTACTGATGGAAGCAGCTATGTATATTTATCTAATCGTTGTATACTTTGGATTTTTAAG GCCAAAGAGTGAAACGGCTCAAAGCTCGAAGTTGCCAGCCTCAGGCATTGACGCTGCGAAAAGGGCGGTAAATGAGGATTATGAAAAGTTGGGGAAAATTACGTATTGGGAAATT AGTGTTATTCTGTTGTTCTCGTTAGCGATATCTTTGTTCTTTTGCCGTTCGCCGCAAATATTTGTTGGATGGGGTGatcaaattaataactattttGGATtgggaaataataaatt TGTTCAAGATTCGTCTGCAGCAATGTTGATTGCTTTTTTGATGTTTCTTCTGCCCTCAACGTTAGGATTCTTCAACAATTGTAAAgctaaag AGTATGGTGACTTCCCAAAATCAATACCATCCGTTCTTCAATGGAAACCTATGAACACCATCTTGCCGTACAGCTTTATGTTCCTATTAG gTGGTGGATTTGCCCTGTCCGAAGCAGCAAAAGAAGATTACACTGACTTAAATGGAAAAATTGGCACATTTTTGAGAAATTTCAGACACTTGAGCAACGGATCCATACTTTTGctgataattatatttaccgTGTTTATCACTAATTTTGCATCCAATGTTGCTGTATGTAACGTCATCGCGCCTATCGTTATGCAGTTG GCAAAAGAGATTCACCAGAATCCACTATGGTATAACATAGCTGCAGGTTATTCAGCTTCCTACGCCTTCTGTCTTCCTGTCGGGACTCCGGGGAATCTCATAGTTCAGAGTGTTGCGAATATTCCTACTGCAAAAATG ATTAAAGCAGGCCTTGGTCCAACCATCACTACGATAATTCTCACGTGGATTTTCGTGTATTTCTGGGCTCCTGTTATTTGGCCTGATCTTCACTATGTTCAAGATTGGATGCAAGATACGAGAAGCAAATTTATGTACTAa